One Deltaproteobacteria bacterium genomic window, CCTTTCTTCAAATCCTACATCTGTTCCAACAATACCAGTTGATGAAACATTCACTTTAGAACCAAATTCAAACAACCTTTATCTCAATTATAATCAAGGAAAATTTTTGCGTTTTGATTTCACTTTGCCATCTACTTATGCAAATTTAGATTTTCTATTTACTGCAATTATCAATGATGCGTTCGCACTTTATATTAATGATTCTGTTGCAGCTATTCAATCTGATGCAGCTGTAGTAAACTTTGAAACACCACTACCTGGATTTCACTTAGACTCTGCCGGAAATGCGATTGATACGTCGCCAGGAAAATTGAACTATTTGCTCACAAGTGGTATGCAATCTTTTTTTCAAACCGGCGTTAATGAACTGACAATATACGGAAGAGATATCAATAACTGGGGTGGCTTTGACGAAATAACCGGTGTGATCAGTTACAATACCACTGAACCGCCCCCCAACCCTGTTCCTGAACCCTCCACCATGTTGCTGACCTGCATTAGTCTAGTAGGGTTAGCTAGAGTCCGAAGAAAGTTTAGAAAGTAGTTTGCAGCGGATCACATTTCAGGACAAAAGGCAGAGCCAATTGGCTCTGCCTTTTGTTAGATCGTCCCTAGTGGTTTGATTTCGAATACTCCCTGGCCCAAGCCGGGCTCCCCCGCCTTGAATACAAATCCTGCCGCGCGCTTTCCATGGAGTACGGCTTGGTCGCCCAGGGCGCGGGGCTGTCCATCCTGTCGTTCCATTGCCTGCGCGCTCCGCCCTGCGGCGCAGTCTATCACAGTCTGGCCGATGTGCTGCCTCCCTTCGAGGCGTCGACCGTCCGCCACGAGGAACGCTTACCACCCGTGACCCGATAATTTCTCGGTTTTCTTGAGGAACAGTTAAGCGCGCTGGGTTACGGCCCCGACAGATCGCCAGGGACCATGACGGAACAAAACGCGAAAGACTCACGCTCCGCATAAACCACGCGCCCGATAATCCCGCCGCGCCGCGCTTCGGCCGGTCTCCCCGGAACCCCAAGCACCAGACGCGTCCTTCCGGTCCAATGCCGCCCGCCAGGGTTCTGGCCCTGTTTCCGAGCCAGAACCCTGGCGCCGGCAAACAGCATCGCGCCTTGACAAGATCAAACACCCCTGGCTAGCTCATCCGCGCTTCGGATGCCGAAAGGCGAAAAGGGAATCCCGTGTGAATCGGGAGCGGACCCGCCGCCGTGAGTTCCAACACAGCCATTTTCCTCGCGCTCCACTGGGCCAAGGCCTGGGAAGGACGAACATGGTGGAACGAGCCGGAAGACCTGTCCGAGGCCACATCCATGGCCAGTTCCGACGTCAACGGGGGTTTTGACGTCGGAGCCCGCGACGCGCCTGCGTCGCTCTTCTCCCACCGCCCCCGCCAAACAGGAGGACTCATGTCAAAAGCCTCGTGTCTTTGCGGAATCATTCTTCTTTTCTTTTGTTTTGCCTGCCCTGCCCTGGCCGGACACAGCGAACGCCCGGCCAAAAAGGGCATCCTGCTCGTGGCCTTCGGCACCACCGTGCCCGAAGCAACGGCGGCCCTGGAACACCTGGACGCCCAGGTCAAGGCGCGCTTTCCGGGACTCCCGGTGCACTGGGCCTATTCCTCGCGCATCGTGCGCGACAAACTGGCCAGCACTGGCGTGATCAAGGATTCTCCGGCCACGGCCCTGGCCAAAATGATGGACGAGGGGTTCACCCATGTCGCCGTGCAGTCCCTGCACACCATCCCGGGCGAAGAATTCCACGGACTGCAAAAAACCGTGTCCGCCTTCACGGGCATGCCCAAGGGCATGGACCAGATCGAAGTCGGCATGCCGCTTTTGGCCTCGCATGAAGACATGCAGGCCTGCGCCAAGGCCATCATGGCCACCCTGCCCAGGGAGCGCAAAGCTGGCGAGGCCGTGGTTCTCATGGGGCATGGCACCCACCATCCCGGCAACATCTATTATCCGGCCCTGCAGTATTATCTGAACCGCCTGGACCCGCTGATCCTGGTCGGCACGGTCGAGGGCGCGCCATCCCTGGATGATGTCCGGGCCGAGCTGAAAAAACGCAAGGTCCGCACGGTCTACCTGCGCCCGCTCATGTCCGTGGCCGGCGATCACGCCATGAACGACATGGCCGGCGACGAGGACGATTCCTGGAAATCCGTGCTGACCAAGGACGGCCTGGCCTGCGTGCCCGTACTGCGCGGGACCGCCGCCAGCACGGCCTTCACCGATATCTGGATCGACCATCTCCAGCACGCCGTGGAACGGCTGCACTAAACGCATGGGGCCGAAAACAGGAAAACCCGCCATGGCGGCCGGTCTGTGCTGTCTGCTTCTGGCATCCATGTATGCGGCCCTGTTTTTCGGCCCAGTGCCTTTAAGCGCCCAGGAAATCCACGCCGCCCTGACCGGCGCCGCGTCCGAGGACAGCGTCCGCACCGCGACCATCGTCCACGACCTGCGTCTGGGCCGGATCGTGGTCTCGGTTTTGTGCGGCATGGCTTTGGCCCTGGCCGGGGCGGTTTTTCAAGGATTGCTGCGCAACCCGTTGGCCGATCCCTTCACCCTGGGCATTTCCAGCGGCGCGGCCTGCGGTGCGGCCCTGGCCCTGACCCTGGGCTGGGCGGGCTCAAATGCCCTCGCCGTGCCGGCCCTCCCTCTGGCCGCCCTGAT contains:
- a CDS encoding PEP-CTERM sorting domain-containing protein, with the protein product MLKFTLSKFAIFILALFVISNSVFAETITFTRTDFLVSTTETSATLSSNPTSVPTIPVDETFTLEPNSNNLYLNYNQGKFLRFDFTLPSTYANLDFLFTAIINDAFALYINDSVAAIQSDAAVVNFETPLPGFHLDSAGNAIDTSPGKLNYLLTSGMQSFFQTGVNELTIYGRDINNWGGFDEITGVISYNTTEPPPNPVPEPSTMLLTCISLVGLARVRRKFRK
- a CDS encoding sirohydrochlorin cobaltochelatase; its protein translation is MSKASCLCGIILLFFCFACPALAGHSERPAKKGILLVAFGTTVPEATAALEHLDAQVKARFPGLPVHWAYSSRIVRDKLASTGVIKDSPATALAKMMDEGFTHVAVQSLHTIPGEEFHGLQKTVSAFTGMPKGMDQIEVGMPLLASHEDMQACAKAIMATLPRERKAGEAVVLMGHGTHHPGNIYYPALQYYLNRLDPLILVGTVEGAPSLDDVRAELKKRKVRTVYLRPLMSVAGDHAMNDMAGDEDDSWKSVLTKDGLACVPVLRGTAASTAFTDIWIDHLQHAVERLH